A genomic stretch from Telmatocola sphagniphila includes:
- a CDS encoding RsmD family RNA methyltransferase, whose translation MEAARVDIRIVAGDLRGRKVTAVVHDGLRPTPQMVREALFSILGNAVPDRTFYDVFAGTGVIGMEAISRGASKAVFLEKDAKLLDAIQKYLAKFGISDRTQTLRTDVYRYWERWIPVEKEPVNVFFSPPFPDLTEKMDEFSAMIRLVCDKIPVASVVIIQAEDGFTEDKLPFYAEWDRRKYGRNLLLFWVKEDAPAESATAGSDGAESQ comes from the coding sequence ATGGAAGCGGCCCGCGTAGACATTCGTATTGTGGCTGGAGACTTGCGCGGCCGAAAAGTTACCGCGGTAGTTCACGACGGACTTCGTCCGACTCCTCAGATGGTGCGGGAGGCTCTGTTCAGCATTCTGGGAAATGCTGTTCCCGATCGGACTTTTTACGATGTATTCGCTGGAACGGGCGTGATCGGGATGGAGGCCATCAGTCGGGGGGCTTCCAAGGCAGTTTTTCTGGAAAAAGATGCGAAATTGCTGGATGCGATTCAAAAGTATCTGGCCAAATTTGGCATTTCAGATCGCACGCAGACGCTTCGTACCGACGTCTACCGGTATTGGGAACGCTGGATACCGGTGGAAAAAGAGCCGGTGAATGTCTTTTTCAGTCCTCCCTTTCCCGATTTGACGGAAAAAATGGACGAATTTTCAGCTATGATTCGTCTAGTATGTGACAAGATCCCCGTGGCATCGGTAGTGATCATTCAGGCGGAAGACGGCTTTACTGAAGACAAGTTGCCGTTTTATGCCGAGTGGGACCGACGCAAGTACGGACGGAATCTCCTTTTATTTTGGGTCAAGGAAGACGC